The genomic interval cctcctcACAAGGTGTTGCTGCTTCATGTTTAAAAATTACGTTAAAACTGTGGGCTCCAAGTGCAGAAGTGCAGGAGGTTCAGAACCATCTCAGGGTTTGTTCAGCAGTGCAGCAAAGAGCCGAGCTGGGATGAGACAGAGCCGAGCTGGGGAtcctgccagcagtgccagcctgagGTGCCCACTCCTGTGAGCCACTGCAGCAAACCCTGGGCACACCTGTGCATTTCACTTCCTTATCTCCTGCTGTTGCCACCCCAGTCTGGGCTGTTTCTGAAGTCCCTCTTCCTTCTGTACAGCTGAATTGCTGCTGTATCTGTGACTTCATGTTCTCGTGTCCTGTTGGCAGCGGCGTTACCTGAACAAACACGTCCTTGTTCTTGAGGAGTTAACCAGAAGGAAGCAGACCTGTGAGCCTTCACTCACACAGTCCTTGTGTACTGATCTCCTGCTGGGTTTGGTTCAAGAGAAACTATAAAAACTTTTGGGGGAAGAGGCAGGAATGAAGTTTCTCCTATTTTAGGTCAATGGCATCTCTACTGTTTCTCCCCCTGTTCTGGAGGAGCAATTCCTTCCCTCCAGTTTGTACTTTTGCCAAGAGGTGTCaaaactgcttaaaaaaaaagcttaaaaaaagcTTGAATTTGATTAATATAGAGAAACAAGACTTTGCCTGACTGATAATAAAACTGATAAATGACATTTGAATTACTTGTAGCAGTAATTTATTacataaaatatcttttatttgaCATGCGATTAGTTGCTGGAAGCATCACTCAATCTGACTAGTTTAAACATGCTCTAAAGTGAACCCCCAGTAAAAACCCAGGGCTGTCTGCTGATGGCATTATGAAATACACTAATCCAGCAGTGAGGGCAAAAATCTGACTTTAAGCATTTAAATGATTAATTGGGTTTatgtttttttacctttctaaCCCATATAATTACAGGCAAACTCAGGGGAGTTTCCAAGCAAGGTGTGCAAAGCTGCAGCTTCTCAGCCAGGCGTTGTCTGGGTTGTCCCCTGTGGTACTGATGGGCTCCATTTATGGGGGTTTGTGCACATTTTACACCTGCTTAAAAATCAGCTCCAGTGACTTTTTTTGTGCCATGTGGGtcttcttttccctccccttccagcCTCAGTTTCTGCAGTTTTAAATGTGGATTCTGCTGAGGCTGACCTTAACTTGGATGCACAAGGCCTAATTAATTGGAGTCAGGGAAGTTAATTCTGAGATGAGTGGGGATCTTAAAAATAGTAGGTGTTTACTGTGGAAGTGCAATTTACAGTTGCTGCTGTGAAAATTAAACATAGAAAAAGACATCCAGCTGGAGAAAATGTCTGTCCCTTCCATTTGCCTTTTGAGGGTCCCTTATGTAGGTTGTTACTTCCCCAGTGCTTGAACTGGAGGGTGACTGGGCTGTCAGTGCTGCTTCACTTTACCTGAATTTTATTTGGAGAAATTGAGGGTATGTGAAGCAATCAGTGTGAGCAGAGGTTACAACAGGGAGGCTCCAAAGCCTCTCCCACCCCACGTTTTAGGTTAGAGaatggcagaggaaaaggaaggttGAGTGTGAATTTTAGGCAGAGCTGTGACATTCTCTGTAACTGTAAAGTTGCTGTGGTCAGTGCAGAGCCTTTACTGCATCTCTCACTTCTCTCCACCcccctcacttttttttttttttgccacaagACAGAATTATTTCACACATCTCTAAAATGAGTAAAATGGCATTTCAGCTTCTTGTCTTTATAGACTCTCTGAACTTTAGGAAAGATCATTCTGGTCCCTTTTCATTAATAATGAAAACCAGGGGGCAATAAAATGTTCTTAGCTGGAGCTTTACAGGAGTGGAGCgagagaggagggaggtgaAAGGGCGAAGTGGGCAGATTCCTACAGGTGGGTCTCCTTCCTGCtcagagggcacagctgggagggggtttgggacAGCCACTCAAGGACACTTGGACAGGGCCCAGCTGgacccacagcccctctgggatCATTAACCCTTTACCTTGGGCAGGTCAGCCAGGAACGAGGTGTGTTCCCATAGATATTTTTAGTCAGAAGTTCAGGGCAGAGAACTGGACAACCAGGAGACTTCAGACAGCAGCAATGACAGTGGGAGCAGAGTGTGGAGGGAAAGTGGGGTGGGTGGCTGGGGTTTGCATCCAGATAAGCCAGAGATCATTTTCAATCCTGACATGTACACAGCCAGTTACTGCTGCTTAGCTGACGTGTGTTAACTCATTAAGTTAAAAAGTTATGATAATTTGATCATGTGCCTAAGCTCCAAAACTGCAACTGCAGCAACCCAAAATACTCCTGGTGACACTATTCACCAGCTCTGACAGAGATGCTTTAATTTGTTCAGATTTCTAGTCAGTGGATAATTTCAGGAGCTGTTTCCTAAAACACAGTCAGAAGCTCTGAGTGCCAGGATTTGGGAGTCAGTGCCCGTCTGTGGACCTTgagggctgggactgggggtAACTCTTGCAGTGAAGTGTCTGTAGAAGAACTCGGCAACAAGCAAGCTGGCAGGaggtgagcagagcagagaggagagtGGTGTCCACCCATTTTAGGCAGCTGAGCCTCCCTGTGAAAGCCACAGTGAAACTTTGGAGAGTATGATGCCTTTGTGAGGCGCTGTAGCCACAGGCAGGTTGGACTGTCTGTCTGGAGACCACACCAACCTCCATCTCATCAGACCTGCCCACATCCTGCCACTGAACTTTGGGCAACATCATCCTGCATCCTCTTTATTATTAAAGAAAACCAGGGGCAGTCCAAGATTCATTCAGGGAACTGAGGGAGGTGAAAGGATAAAGCTGATGCCAAACTCCAGGTATCTTTGGTTCtgctggaaggagcagagcacactgtgcctttgctttgctctgtgcAGTCTCTGAGCTTCTGTGCAGAACAGTGTGTTAAATATCTCAAGCTTTTATCTACTTCTTTACCTCTCTCTGTAGATATTTAATTGCATATGTTCTTTCTGCTCCTTATGTGTGCTTTGGTCCCTATTTGTAATTTAAGCTTGAAAGACACTGGATCCTTCCTTATTGAAATGGTCCATAATTGCTGACACAGTTTTCATTTATTGCCCTGATagatttctcttctttctcaaaacactcccttctttcctttttcctgctccCCTCTGTGTCTCTGGCTGTGTTACCATTTCCAACAATTATGATAGTGGACAGTAATAGGTATTCAGGTAAGGAGTTCACCTGAGGTGGTGCCAAGCCCTTAGATGGTTGTGTGGGTTCACAGTGCCCTCtgcaagggaagaggagggcaAAGCAGCCTGATGGAGCCTTTTAAATTGCTGCTGTGATTTGTGTCCCTGTGACACTttgtgcagggccagaggtCTGGCCGGGTGTCTGTGTCCTCCTGCCAGAATAACACTGTGTGTTATTCATTGCTCTTTTCTCTGATGATAAAATGGGTGTACAGAAATGTTGTCACCTGCAGTTCTGACTGTAAGTATTTCTTGATTTTGGCTTTTAGGTCCCCCTGGCTCCAGATGGCGGGACTATGGGGCTTTGGCCATCATAATGGCAGGAATTGCCTTTGGATTCCACCAGCTCTACAAGGTAATGTTTGAGAGCACCGTGTTGTGCTGCTTGTGTCCAAATCATCGTGTTGATTCCAAGCTGGGGAAGCATCTCTCTTCTCACTGGCACTGCCATTGCTGTGTTTGAGAAATGCAGACACTTTACATGAAAATGCAGAGTCAAAAAGAAAAGtggcaagcaaacaaaaccagtcaCAGTTTGAGCTGTGACTCTCAAACTGCTACAAACAAGGTCCTTCTCATGGTGAGTGCTGTTGGTGAAGAGCACGCTCAGTTCCTGggcccagagctgcagaaggaTCGGTGGCAGTAGGGGAGAGTTGTGCCCTGTTGGACCCAGCCCATCCTCTGCAAGGCAGGATGAGGTGGATTGCATGGCTGGGCACAGTTAGGAGCTGGTTCTTGGCACCCTGAAAAGTGTAACCACaacactctgctgctgctgctgctgctgctgctgctgctgctgctgctgctgctgctgctgctgtaacaACTCCTGCAGAGGGAATTTCTTTTCTCAGCCACATGTGGGAATAAATGATCACTGGTTCTGTGATAGAGGCTGAGGTTTGGGGAGTGGGATTTGAGGATGTTTCTGGTGGATTAGAAAGAATGCTTTGCATGCCCCTATTTCCTAAAAAAGTTTCTGTACTCCATGCAGAAATACCTGGTTCCTCTCATCATGGGAGGCAAAGAAGACAGGAAACAACTTCAGAGGATTGAGTCCAACATTTCTGAGATGAGTGGCAGTGTGACACAGACAGGTAAAGATTAATGACTCCATCAATTCACCCCTCAAagcctttctctctgtctcctcCACTCTGCCAAGACCCCcacccttttcttcccctccatcTCCACTTTCTGTGGTGACTTCATTTATCTGCTCTGAGAATCTGTTCACATTTGCAAATGAAGCCGCCGTCATTTCGGTTTAATTTGAAATTGCTTGTTTACTGTCGGCACGGCCTCAATTAATTATGTTTTTACGGAAAGGCTCCCAACCTCAGAATATTAATAAGGGGAATAAAATGACAGCCTTTTGGAGGGCTGTAAAGTTcagttttaatttctgcttctctgaTGTTTTCAGGggcttttttttggtggtttccCCCCACCTTCCATCTGAAAATCCGAGCAAGGGTCGGGAGAGTCTGTAATTACTGTGCCTCCCTGGCCTTGGCCACCTTCTCTGTTATTGACTCCATTGGGTGTCTGTTCATTACCCAGCGCCCTAATGATGGTCTGGATTAGCTGGTACCTGTCACACCAAtagagtttttaattttatttattttaccagCTTGTTTACTATCTGGAAGCTTTAGATAAAGTACCAAAGTAGAAAAGTTCTCCAGCTGGAGATGGAATCCAGCAGAAGTTGTTCAGTGTGTGCCGGGGTGTAGGAGGGGAATGTAGGGTGCCCTCTTCAAATAAAAGGGGGAAAGTAAAAGTATATTCAGTAGGGAGGAAAAAGGTGTGATTTTAGCAGTAAGTTTGTCAAAGATGTTGGGGTTGAAGGAGCTGGTGGGTTGAGAGTGGGAGGATGCTAATTAGACCTTTTAGTGAAGGGTGAGAAGAAAAGCACCTTTCATTTCTCCTGATACCCCGAGGTCAGTCCTgagagcagctcctcccaggcTGGAGTGTTTGCCTGCAAGAGCCCCGAGATAGATAAATGATACAAACATTGTATAAGTTCAGGGAGATGTACAAATCATAAACCAATATAATTAGAAGGGAGAGGTTTTGGACGGATATACTGTGGGCTATAGACATCTATACAATGGAAAGATAAACTAGAAATACTGGGGGTTAGATGCAGTGCAGGTAGATTACCCATAGTGCAGATAAATCACATGGATTAAAGTGAGCAGGCGGGCACAGATAAATTAAATACAGTAGGAATAGAGGCATCTCTGTGGCTAGacagcaggaagggctgtgtgagtgtgtgtgcagggagctCAGCTTGATCTCCTGCTTTCTCCCTCACAGTGACTCAGTTACAGACAACTTTAGCAGCTGTCCAGGAGCTGCTAATCCAGCAACAGCAGAAAATCCAGGACCTCACCCAAGAACTGGCTGCTTCTAAGGTATATCCACTCCCAGCTTCACCTCTAGAGCATCACAACCCCTGGAACATTGATGGCTTCTTTTGTGGGCAGCTGGAAAGCACCCCCTGGGTTCACAGCCCAGCCACCAGCTCTGTCATACCCCCAGCCCGTTTCTCTCCATCTGATGTGTCCAGAGGTGCTGGTTAAAGCACTGGCTGTGGGTTGGGTGCTCAGTGGGTGCATCTGACTTTGGGGAGGGCTTTCTGTGGAGCTTTGGGTGCAGCACATGTGGCTGAGGCCTTGGGCCTGTTCTCAGCTCTGCACCTTCTGTACTGCATTGGAGATGGAATAATTGTGCTGTCAGTCCACAGACCAAAAGAGGCAGGGACCAGTTGTGcagaggttttgtttgtgtgtaaTACCTAATTCTACCTGTTTGTATTTCTCCTCTACTCTCATAATTTGTCAAAACAAATACTTAGTCCTGTTCAGACAAGCATAGACTTGAAGGACTGTATTTAAGTCACTTTTTCAGATCCAGGCCAGGTAATGGTCAAATACTCTTCCTTTTGAGTTCTTGTGTCAATGATCTTGGACAGCTCAGTCACATCACAACCCCATCAGTGACACACAGTGACCCATTCCCTTTGACTCCTGACTTGACCCTGGCAATAAAACCATCAGTTCTGACTAGTTTGTGTTGTTACATGTGTAAATAAAGTAACCACTTTTCACCaaaattgattttctttctgccaATGAGAATTAGTGCTTTGCATCTCCAGAGTACTTTGCAGCCCTTGGCTTAAGCATTCTACAGGCAGAAACTGCTGGTGACTTGTGAGGTGGGGTGGATTTGCACCAGTCCCTTGGAGATTAAGTCTTCTTTGACTCATAAACTTGGGATTATTTAGGGCCCAGTCATCTCTGTGCAGGGAGAGATTTTCCTGTGAGATCCCTTGGGCAAAGCTTGCAGCCTGCTACCTGTAGCAGGAATtgccttctccccttccctgcactTTAATCTCCTGCAGGCCCTTTGATGGTGTGTCACTGGTGGGCCACAGCTGACTGTGCTGTGCACTCTGTGCAGTAGGAATCCCTCAGTGGCACAGCTGTAAACCCAACCATGAAAGCCACTTTATGGTCACAACACTCTGCTTCAATTTTCCTTGGGAACTGTGGCCTGACTGTGGCCTGGAGCCAGCCCGGAAATTGGAAAACTGTTTTCGGGTCTTAAGTGTTAAGATTAAGAACACATGTTGagctttaagaaggaaaaaggccACAAGAGTCTTGGTGGTTTAGAGAGTCTTGAAGAAGTCTTTCCTCCCCCCTCTCTACCCCCTGCACTGAAATGGTAGCACACATTGTTATGATATCTAAACCTCATGTGTACAAAGAAAAACTTGGGCAACCCCACAAACCAAGGAAtaaaagctgtgttttctcaGCTGTAATGTAAGTTTTTATATCTGCTTTTCAAACTCCTACTGGCATgctgtaaaaaattaaaaagagggactttaagtaattaaaaaacGTACATAAAAATTCAAGGCTTGAATTTTCTACAACTGTTTTTAAAGAGACTGGCTAAAAAGCCCCAGATGtcagattttatttctaaatccTAGGCATCTGGCACCATATGTGTTTTGGAAATTTGAGTCCTTTGCAGGCCAGTGAGTGGAAATCACTCCCTTGTTAATGTGCTGCCGTAGCTTTCAAGGTCTTGGAAAGCCAGAACAGTGGCTCCTGGATTCCTGCTGTCTGAGGCTGGGAGTGTGACTCCCAGGGGAAGCATCTGTGTGTGTCTCAgctcccacagcctctcccagctcctggggccagagcccagcactgactgggagcagggctggctgggagggtgctCAGGGTCACTCAGCACCAGCTGAGCTCTGGTTAAAGAGTAAGGAGGGACAACCAGTTCTGGCTACATCTCCTGGGAACTGCTGAGGAGCAGTTCTGTGTTATCCCAGTCCTGGCTTCCTTTGGTGGGGAATTTATTAGAAGTATCTCTGGAGTGGTGCTCACAAATGGGTTCATTCCAAATGGCTTTTAGCAGGAATTACTGTGGGAAGTGCCAGGCCTGAGTGTGCTCTGGTCCCACAGCTacgggagctgctggagcaataGATGGGGTAACCAAGGCCATGCATGATCTATCCTAAAAGAGCCCCTCCCATTTCTCAGGTTCCCAAAAGGGTTAaaagaaaaggtgccaaaaGTATTGTCTGCAGCCTGTTCTCCTCAGTTACTTGCTCTAATTCCTGCCTGATACCCCATGGCAGTTCTGGTGCAGTGCTGACAGCAGCTGGACAGGCTTCCAGCAGTTACTCACCATCTTTCCCCACCAAACTGCATTCACTGCCTTGGAATACCCAAGAGGTGGTGGCCagtccagctgctcctggagagAGGAGCTGGTGACTCGAGCACAGCTCTGAGTCTTCAGGTTGAGCAGGGAAAGTTTGTGCCACTTCCAAAGCACTGATTGATCAGCCACCTCTAAACACCACAGAGTGCAGATAATCGATTCTTTCTGTCATGATTTAGGAGAAATGAacaaatggttttaaaatagtTGTTAATGTATATACTTGAACCTGTTGCCTCAGCTAAGTGCAGTCAGGAAGGAGTAAAGGACATGATTCAGGGCAACTTCTGCTGTTGTTCAGGATCTTAATTCCAGTTCTCTAGAAATTCGTTAGGTCAGTGCCAAAGGATTTAATTTATCTCTTTGTGTATTGTTCTCTGTCTGATATGTTGGTGGAAAACATCCCATGTGGACCCAGCTTTGTCTGAATTCTCATAAGTGctcctggaaaaagaaatggcCACTTGAGATACTTCAGCAATGGTTGTGCATTGGAAACAAGATTAGTTAGTCCCCCAAACAGACAACAAATATTTGAATAGTCTTGGCACCTTGAGACAATTATTATTTCTGATCACTGTGGGGATCAGCTGAGGACCTTCTTTTTTTGTGGAAGTTGTTCTGCTCAGATCTGAGAGATTTTAGATGATAGAGCTTATGTATGTTATGCACAGGACTCGAGATTGCCAGATGGGAGTGGAAGTAGCATAACATAGGAAAAAGTGACATTGGTGAACTATCATCCAGTTCAGACTTTGAtctttatgttttgtttttcatgttccAGGCCACAACTTCCACCAACTGGATCctggagtcacagaatattAATGAGTTGAAATCTGAGATCTACTCTTTGAAAGGACTTCTCCTGAACAGGTATGGACAGAATGTGAGAGCACATTGTGGTGGGAAAGGGGCTGCTTTCTGGGATTCTCTCAGTCATGGAGAGGAAAGGCATTTCCAACAGGAACCAGCTCTATATCCTGTTACTGCTATTTTAATAATACCACTTTGCACTCCACTATCACTTTCTATTTGCAGGtctcaaaatgcttttcaaactTGCCTTAAATCACAGAGTGCTTGGCAGAATTAataagatttttcctttttgtttgtgaTGGAGGGGATCTCAGCCATTGCCCACAGTCAGGATGCCTCTCACCTCACCTGAGGCATTGACTGCACCTGCATCCTGTTGTAGGAAGAGTCACTTTGCTGCAGTTCCTGgtcagggcacagccaggatggAAAGAGTCTCCCCACAGCAGACCCTGCTCCTCTCAATCAGATAGCTCAGATACAGACATCTTGCagtgcagcagagctctgaaacGAGGTGATGGAAGTCCCAGCCTGTGGGGCAGTCATAAGAACAAGGATCAGATCTCAGTTCttgagaaaattcttttttccaaGTATGTTAATTTTTAGTTTATCCAGCTTTTCAGCTATTGATCCCTTCACTCAGATGAgactcccttccctccttctgcaTGGAACTAAGTCTTCTCAAGTCACCTCTTTCCTGAGAGATAGATCTCAAATGTCAGTCTAAGATTGAACTAAACATGCTCTGGATCTCAGCAAGTGGCTTTTCAGAAGTCTGAAAAGTATATTGTCTTTGATACCCTTTCCAATTCCTGCTGCACCTCTCGCTCCTCCCAGGAGTGTTGGCAGGGAGctgtggaggaggagggcaCATATTCAGGTGCTGTCTGTTAGGCTGGGCCATgccagccccactgctggggGGAGAGCGTGGCCAAATGACTCCCACTTTGCACATACACAGGCAAGGTGTGTGGGGAGTGCTAGACCAGGCGTGcttctttgctttgctcttcATGACTCTGAGGGCACCAGTGCTGCCCTTGCACTGAGATTTGTCCTGTCTGTTTCCTGGATTCTCCTGTTAGGGCTGGGCATTATTTAGCCACTATCATACCCACAGAGCCACCTGGAAGGACTCGGAGAtggagcagctttgccagctggtGTGACTCCATTCAGGTCAGAGGAGCAGAACCAGTTTGTGGCAGCCAGGGCCTGGCCCAAACATGCAAAGTGCCTGCTGGGACTGGGAGAAAGGCTCTGCATTGCATGAGCCAGAATGCAATCGTGGTGTATCTCTGTGGAGGTGAGGGCCAGGTGGTGAAATTCCTTGGCACAAGGACCTGCTGTGTCTGACTTCCTGCTCCAGTGGGAATTTTTGTTACCAATTAATAAGTGATTGTTCTATAAAGGGACACCCATGTCTTTTTGCAGGCAGCATTCCTGTAAATTGGCCAAATCAGGTCATTTTAGTGCTTCAGACTGCCCAGCTGGGACATTTTCCCTGTGTACAGGCTCACTTGCTGGGTGCTTGTAAAGCACTTGGAGAATCTGGCTGGAGAAATGAAGCACCCttggttttgttcatttatGGCAAAGAGACTTGCAGTTTCAGCCCTGCTTTACGTGACTTCCCCAGCGCAAGTGCCACCAGTGATAACCCCTCAGTATTTATAATAAAAGcccctttctctccttttctccccctcttccctccccaagGAGGCagttccctccctccccttcgGCCCCCAAGATCCCGTCGTGGCAGATCCCGGTGAAGCCGAGCTCTCCCTCCAGCGCCGTGGCCGCCAACCACAACAGCAGCAGCGACATCTCCCCGGTCAGCAACGAGTCGAGCGCGGCGTCGCCGGTGAAGGAGAGTCACAGCCCcgagggtgcccagggcagctgccacCTGCTGGGCCCCGAGGAGGCCACCGCGGCCACCATCGATGTCACGGGCCAGGTGCGCATGGAGGTGCAGGGcgaggaggagaagagggagaCCCAGAGgaacgaggaggaggaggaggaggacgatGAGGATGATGACGTTAGCCACGTGGATGAGGaggagtgtctgggggtccaGACTGAGGACCGGCGAGGAGGGGATGGGCAGATTAATGAGCAGGTGGAGAAGCTACGAAGACCTGAGGGGGCCAGCAACGAGAACGAGATTGACTGAGGCccccctggctgctgctgctgctgctgctgtccatCTCCCCTGGCTGCTGCACTGCCCCCAGAGCCTCTCCTGTTTGTGGAGAGAAGTGCTGCCATCCCCTCCAGTGATTCTCCCATGACTGACCTCGAGCAGGGTCATGATTGCCTGGTGGACAAGCTGGGCCCTGTTTCCTCACAGGGCTTTGCAGGGTTGCAGTGGCTTCTTGTCCCCTCCCAGGCCttctgccctgcactggggtcactgctgggctggaagaCCGATCGCCTTACCATGCACCACAGCTACAACAACCCCTACAGAAACACCATCTCTCCTCAAACAATCGGCCTCTTGCTGCatcccagagccctcctgtccAACTTCAGAAATCTGTCCTGAGCTCCTTGGTTTCACAAGCCTTTAATCCCCACATAAGGCCCAGACCAGTTCTCTGATTCCCAAAATAACCCTCTGGTTTATTTCTCAAACTACTTGATATTCTGTtgccaaaaaaaaggaaaaaaaaaaaagagtgttttAACCCTGAATTCCTCACCAGAGCTCAGTCTTGGCTCTTCCAAATCTTTTGCCAAGCCTCAAATTCCTGAAGCTACCCAGCATCCAAACTCACTGAATTTCTGTGGGATCCAAAGAACACTATTTCCACCCCATGTGCTTGCACTCAGCAGAGTGGCTCTCACTAGGGACCAAGTCCAGGTGTCAGGGCCACAGCAAAACCCATGGGAACAGGTGGCTTTGTCGCTGATTGCTCCCCAGTAAAAGAAGTTGACTCCAATTACCCCAATTTttactcctcctcctccaaagACAAGGAGCTCACATCAGTTTTTGACATCTTATATTTCATTTATAGCTGCCCTGAACAAATGAATCAATCGATAAATGAATGGAGTGATATCAGATCCTGAAATTGGTTAATTCTGTAAGTTTGCAATGGTTTTTAGCTTGTTTTTCTCCCTAAATGAGAAGAAAACCAATCTCAAATGGTTAGCTCAGACCTTTATCTCTCCAGTGACAGGCACCTGCTACAGCAAAGCAgtctctgcagcagagagaacagctccagctctgaggtTTAACCACTGGCCTTTCTTGCCCAGTCCAGCCTTTCTTTGCCCCGTTGGGGCCATACAGAAATCAAACCAGTGAATTTTGAAACCTCTCATTTGCAGCATTGTGTTCTCAGCTGGTAAAGTGGTGGTGTCCAATGATATTATTCACTGCATCAGAGCCTCTTAGCAGAGCAATTCTTGTAACAACTGAGTCTCACTGTCCTCACCAAGCAAGTGTGCTCGTCTGTGTGATCATGTATAGAttccaaatataaaatatgattGTATATAATTGTAATAAATATGAGTTACCACTATTTAACACCAGGCTATCACTGGGTTACTGTGGCTCTTATTCTGGGGAGAAATACGCATGCAGGGTGGTAAGGGGAAGGAAACAGGATGGTTCCAGAAACTTGgtctttctgaaatgtttctggTTTGTGGCTGTCCCAGTCCTGGGTGGAatctgcaggaggcagagcagggagcagtgTAAGGTGCACCATGAACAGCTCCCCATGGGGCAGAGATTGGGATGGATGGATCCCCAGCAGGTGGAATGCAGCTATTCCAGTGCCTTTGCTCCCAGCAGGAGGCTCTGCAGGGTGTGGAATGGCTCGTCCTGCTCCTTCCACCCCggcagcaggaggtgctgaAGGGAGCTGTGACATCCCAGCCCTTGGCCTTGTCTGCCAGGAGGGAATGCAGTGCTGGGTCCCATGACTGCCTGACCTGCCATCCCAGGCCAGAAGCTACTCAAGGAAAGGGAGTGCAGCAAGTAATTTGTAGCTACTACAGTCCCATCGTCGTTCAACAGAAGGATTTGGCTCCCTTCTGAAAAATCAGGGATTTACTTGATTCCTGAGTATTTGGGTGTCTGGTACACAGTGACATTTTCCTGCTCTGGGGGAGCGAAAGGGACcttcatattactgtatttagACCTGCTGCTGGATGTGATGATTTCTCATGCCTTAAATGGACGAATATCTTCCCCAGGAgggagtgagtgtgtgtgtgtccctctCCCT from Pithys albifrons albifrons isolate INPA30051 chromosome 22, PitAlb_v1, whole genome shotgun sequence carries:
- the PEX14 gene encoding peroxisomal membrane protein PEX14 isoform X2 → MSMCWCTGICSQLSRSGGALGDLSPQIVTAVKFLQNPRVRQSPLATRRAFLKKKGLTDEEIDLALQQSGTGTGMGTEEPSVPATHALPAQPPHPAPYGPPGSRWRDYGALAIIMAGIAFGFHQLYKKYLVPLIMGGKEDRKQLQRIESNISEMSGSVTQTVTQLQTTLAAVQELLIQQQQKIQDLTQELAASKATTSTNWILESQNINELKSEIYSLKGLLLNRRQFPPSPSAPKIPSWQIPVKPSSPSSAVAANHNSSSDISPVSNESSAASPVKESHSPEGAQGSCHLLGPEEATAATIDVTGQVRMEVQGEEEKRETQRNEEEEEEDDEDDDVSHVDEEECLGVQTEDRRGGDGQINEQVEKLRRPEGASNENEID
- the PEX14 gene encoding peroxisomal membrane protein PEX14 isoform X4, which translates into the protein MGTEEPSVPATHALPAQPPHPAPYGPPGSRWRDYGALAIIMAGIAFGFHQLYKKYLVPLIMGGKEDRKQLQRIESNISEMSGSVTQTVTQLQTTLAAVQELLIQQQQKIQDLTQELAASKATTSTNWILESQNINELKSEIYSLKGLLLNRRQFPPSPSAPKIPSWQIPVKPSSPSSAVAANHNSSSDISPVSNESSAASPVKESHSPEGAQGSCHLLGPEEATAATIDVTGQVRMEVQGEEEKRETQRNEEEEEEDDEDDDVSHVDEEECLGVQTEDRRGGDGQINEQVEKLRRPEGASNENEID
- the PEX14 gene encoding peroxisomal membrane protein PEX14 isoform X1, with the translated sequence MAAAERAEQPGQAGPCPASDTAASREPLIVTAVKFLQNPRVRQSPLATRRAFLKKKGLTDEEIDLALQQSGTGTGMGTEEPSVPATHALPAQPPHPAPYGPPGSRWRDYGALAIIMAGIAFGFHQLYKKYLVPLIMGGKEDRKQLQRIESNISEMSGSVTQTVTQLQTTLAAVQELLIQQQQKIQDLTQELAASKATTSTNWILESQNINELKSEIYSLKGLLLNRRQFPPSPSAPKIPSWQIPVKPSSPSSAVAANHNSSSDISPVSNESSAASPVKESHSPEGAQGSCHLLGPEEATAATIDVTGQVRMEVQGEEEKRETQRNEEEEEEDDEDDDVSHVDEEECLGVQTEDRRGGDGQINEQVEKLRRPEGASNENEID
- the PEX14 gene encoding peroxisomal membrane protein PEX14 isoform X3; amino-acid sequence: MAAAERAEQPGQIVTAVKFLQNPRVRQSPLATRRAFLKKKGLTDEEIDLALQQSGTGTGMGTEEPSVPATHALPAQPPHPAPYGPPGSRWRDYGALAIIMAGIAFGFHQLYKKYLVPLIMGGKEDRKQLQRIESNISEMSGSVTQTVTQLQTTLAAVQELLIQQQQKIQDLTQELAASKATTSTNWILESQNINELKSEIYSLKGLLLNRRQFPPSPSAPKIPSWQIPVKPSSPSSAVAANHNSSSDISPVSNESSAASPVKESHSPEGAQGSCHLLGPEEATAATIDVTGQVRMEVQGEEEKRETQRNEEEEEEDDEDDDVSHVDEEECLGVQTEDRRGGDGQINEQVEKLRRPEGASNENEID